The Candidatus Eisenbacteria bacterium genomic interval ATGAAAACGCTGATCGTCCTTGCTCATCCCAATCTGGCCGAAGAGTCGCTTGCCAACAAGATCATCGTTGATCGGGTCAGAGGCATCCCGCAAGTCACGATCAAGGACCTCTATCAGGAGTCCCCATCCTTCAAGTTCCAGGTGGCGGAGGAGCAGGATGCGTTACTGAGGGTCGACTCTGTCGTCTTCCAGTTTCCATTCTATTGGTATGGCGTGCCCGGCATCCTGAAGGAGTGGATGGATCGAGTCCTCGCCTATGGCTTCGCATACGGCTCCACTGGCGACAAGCTCAAGGGTAAGGACTTCCTGGCCTCTCTCACCATCGGGGGCCCGGCAGAGGCCTATCGCGAAGGCGGATACAACAACTTCACCATCAACGAACTGCTGA includes:
- a CDS encoding NAD(P)H-dependent oxidoreductase; amino-acid sequence: MKTLIVLAHPNLAEESLANKIIVDRVRGIPQVTIKDLYQESPSFKFQVAEEQDALLRVDSVVFQFPFYWYGVPGILKEWMDRVLAYGFAYGSTGDKLKGKDFLASLTIGGPAEAYREGGYNNFTINELLKPLRQMASLTGMRYHRPIASHGMIFIPNVYNTQEAVEERARRHADELHRYITVQKTEELPSNQAL